The Deltaproteobacteria bacterium nucleotide sequence CGGCGCTCGCCGGCCGTCCGCCCCGCCCGTGCGTACGCGCCAGCCGGAGGAGCCCCTGGAAGACCTGCTGGGTGCGCGCCGTCGAGCCGAGCATGTTGCGCTCGTGGAAGAGCGTCGCGTTGGCGATCGTCCAGCCGTTGTTGAGGCCGCCGACCACGTTCTCGCGCGGCACGTGGACGTCTTCGAAGAAGACCTCGTTGAAGCCGGCGTCGCCGGTCATCTGGACGAGCGGTCGCACGGTGATGCCGCGAGTCCTCATATCGATCAGCAGGTAGGAGATGCCGCGGTGCTTCGGCGCCTCCGGGTCCGTGCGCACGAGGCAGAACATCCAGTCGGCGAACTGCGCGTTCGACGTCCAGACCTTCTGCCCGTTCACGACGAACTCGTCGCCGCGGAGCTCCGCCCGCGTGCGGAGCGACGCGAGGTCGGAGCCCGATCCCGGCTCCGAATACCCCTGACACCAGATCTCCTCGGCGGTGAGGATCTTCGGGAGGTAGCGCCGGCGCTGCGCTTCGGAGCCATGGGTGATGAGCGTCGGCCCCACCATCTGAATGCCCATGAGGCCGATCAGGCCGGGCGCCCGAGCACGTACCATCTCCTCGTTGACGATGGTCTGGCGCATGACGTCGGCGCCCTGGCCGCCGTACTCACGGGGCCAGCTC carries:
- a CDS encoding acyl-CoA dehydrogenase, giving the protein MDLSYTPEERAFQHEVRAWLKRNMPKREPDERPMDFQDPRRIARGKAWQRKLYEAGYVAMSWPREYGGQGADVMRQTIVNEEMVRARAPGLIGLMGIQMVGPTLITHGSEAQRRRYLPKILTAEEIWCQGYSEPGSGSDLASLRTRAELRGDEFVVNGQKVWTSNAQFADWMFCLVRTDPEAPKHRGISYLLIDMRTRGITVRPLVQMTGDAGFNEVFFEDVHVPRENVVGGLNNGWTIANATLFHERNMLGSTARTQQVFQGLLRLARTHGRGGRPASADPVIRRRLADLAIRVETMKLEAYRQLTDTLRGRPPGIAASVSKLVTTELNHDLAEAALDILGSYGPLARGNRRARDGGAWPLDFMYTLGLIIGGGTSQIQKNIIAERGLAMPRELRA